A stretch of the Schistocerca serialis cubense isolate TAMUIC-IGC-003099 chromosome 2, iqSchSeri2.2, whole genome shotgun sequence genome encodes the following:
- the LOC126455632 gene encoding larval cuticle protein LCP-22-like — protein MKVTLVCTLLAAAVALCHADAPFLPLPIDTLFRNEIRDEFGQYSLVYQTSNGITVTEQGELQPNHDGTDYVLVKKGSYSYTSPEGIPVHLNYKADANGFVAVSPNIPVPPSA, from the exons ATGAAGGTCACACTG GTGTGCACGCTGCTCGCCGCTGCCGTCGCCCTGTGCCACGCCGACGCGCCCTTCCTGCCGCTTCCCATCGACACTCTCTTCCGCAACGAGATTCGCGACGAGTTTGGCCAGTACTCGCTCGT CTATCAGACCTCCAACGGCATCACGGTGACGGAGCAAGGCGAGCTGCAGCCCAACCATGACGGCACGGACTACGTGCTGGTGAAGAAGGGCAGCTACAGCTACACCAGCCCAGAGGGGATCCCCGTCCACCTGAACTACAAGGCCGACGCCAACGGCTTCGTAGCGGTCAGCCCCAACATTCCAGTGCCGCCCTCTGCATGA